Genomic DNA from Nyctibius grandis isolate bNycGra1 chromosome Z, bNycGra1.pri, whole genome shotgun sequence:
GGtgttggggggttttttttgattgttgttgttgtttttttccccttcaataAACAGGGGCAAAACTCATATCTCTGGCgcacagagagacagaaattcCTTCTCTCAGATTAATCTTCCTGGCTGTAACCTGAAGGCAGTTCCTTCCCAGGTGCTCCAGCCAAGAGAGTAGTTTTCAGGAACTTCTCACCTGCTTAGCCATGGCTAGTTTCTTCTGTAAATACTCAATTTGTTCCTCCACTGCTCGGATCTTGCGGAGGGCATCCTCATCAGCCATctttttactctcttttttctccttgtcttcTAATTCTTTCACCCTCTGCCTCAGTTCTTCCAGCTACAGCAAGGACAAAGCAGAAATGACACTAAACACAAGAATGTGGCCTGAACATTGCTAAGAGCCCATTTTCCCCACAATTCTCTGAAACACTGGAGAATTCAAAGCATGGGAAAACACTCAAAgcatgggaaaagaaaacccatCTCATCTTGACAGGACAGTGTATTATGGGCAGGTGGACCATTAAGATAGGATGTAAGCCCAAGATCTTGATTTTAAAACCTTTGATATTCCATAGCATCTTTTATCAGAGTAGGAACATTGGTCTCTTGCAGTTATACGTGTAAAGGTATGTGGACAGAAAGCATCTGCTCGTTTAAGGGCATCTGGTCAAGGACCTTCTTCAATACAAAAACGTATaataagaaaaggaggaagccataaacaaaacacagagacacaaacctGACAGACAAATTATAAGGGAGGCAGTGATGAGAACCAAACCTGGTCAGTCACACTAATTGATGAGGGCATGTGAGAGTTTGAGAATGccagaaacaaaatacacagagaCACAGACCTGACAAAACAAGCATGGAGTCAAAGACAAGAAACAAACCTCCCCAGTCACAATAGCTGATAGGCTACCAAGAAACTACAGGCACCACTTCCAGGAAGATCAACCTGGACTTTGCAACTGATAAGACTGTAAACCAGGGGTGGATCCTGGACTGGGAGGGCTGTGGGAATCGATAGAGCTGTACAAACCCAGGAGGGACatgcaggggaagggaaagcaagGATGAGCAAATTGGGGTTAGAGAGAGAAGGGTATAAAAGGAGCCAGTCACATGTAAAACGAGGGCAGTCAGTACACGCTTGTCTGTCTCCGCCCTGCGCATGATCACCACAGCCTGTCCTATCTTCTTGTATGttcttattaaatattttcttaaatatctgTGTAATCTAACTCTCTGCCCCATGTGTATGTGTGCTGCACAGAATAAGTGCTAGCTACAGCTGAGTCCTGTATGTGAAGAAGGTAAGAGGGCCCGGTATCACATGGGTACCAGACAGAGGGGCTGTGTTGGTACCTGAGGGATCTGTGAACGTGTGTGTGGTGTGAACCTCGAAGAGTGTTGTGCTTGTGCCTGCACTAGTGACTTTCCATCTCTCCAAAGAGCATGAAAGGGACTTGTTTGTCTGTGCTTATGTTTCATGAGTCCTGTATGTACATGCTGTTGAAGGCAGCACCTGCTCTGTGGCAGTCTGACTGGCTGTGTCAGTGtcctctgtgtgtctgtgtctctAGGGCAGGTGCTCAGCTTTGCTACTGGCTGAATCTGCAACTGAGAAAGCAGGaccatgtccctcagcctgAGAAAAGGGATTATCCATTCCCAGAGGAAGACATCACAAAATCTCCCTGTTCATCTCCAGACCGTTCCAGTCTCTCTTCTAAGTGACAAAGATGAGAAGAGGAACAATCTTCAGTTTTGAAGACAAAAACAACACAGTTCAGGTGTGGAGTATCCCAAGAGAAGTTTTAAGTAacacactaaaaagaaaaagagaaattagatTTACCTCAGCTTTTGCCTTCTTCTCAGCTGCCATCAGCTGCACTTTGTCTCTCTGCTCTTTCGGGGCAGAGCGGTACATATCTAGCAAGAGCTTCATCTCCTTCTGGCTCtcctgggccttcctggagaCAGGGAGACAGACAACTGTGAGAACACAGCAGGAAAGCCACACTGTTACATATCCAGCATGAGAGTCTGAGCAATATTCTCTACATCTCCCACATGGCATGCATATGGAGTCATCCTTGGCTCATCTTACCCTGGTAATGTGAAATAGCCAAGGAGTACAGGCTGGAGGCTGAACAGAAACACGTTCAGGCACACATGGCTTGAAAAGCCAAGAGAAGTGGGATGTGGAGGGAACACGTACCCTGATAGTAAGCAACAAACTCTCCGTCTCTGCTTTGGTTCTGATCCAAGACAGGGAAGACTACTGTGCCCTTTACTAATAACCCGCTGGTGTAAAGCTTTACGCAATTGTTACAACAGCAACAAAGATGACTTGACCCACACTATGAAGCATCTGGTTTGGTCATTCATGCTGCAGGCTGTCGTAGGACAAATGTTACTACATTGTCCAAATCGCCATCAGATACGGAGGGTGCCAGAATCCTCTTAGTTCAGTGAAGCTGATCTGGTAAGAGGGAGCTACGAGTCATCTCACACAAAAACCTGCAGTCTGGGCACTATTCAAGCAGGAATGGGAGGGACAACAACTCTTACTTGAGCTCAGCCTTCAGCTGCTTGATTGCTTCAgcctccttctttcttccatcttcgtgcttccctttctccttttctttggactctctctccttctcagattccttctgcttctgcttttcccGCTCTcgttccttttccttctctttctctttctcgcgctctctctctttctccttctccttctcccgttccctttccctctcccgTCTCTCACGCTCCCGTTCCTCTTCATCTCGCCTGGCCTTCATTTCATTAACATCTTCAGAAGCAGCCTTGGCGACAGATGCTTGGGCAGAAGGATCATCAGGTTCCTGCTTGACCTCTGGAGGCTCCTCCTTTGTGTCTTCAGTGCTGGACTGAGACTGTAAGAGAGCACTACCACTGCGAGAGCGGATCTGTTGTGGAACAGCAAGAAagaagacacagaagaaaacaaaccattgAAGTTCTTAGCCAGAAATCTACCTTATCCCCCTTCCCTGGTCTTCCCAGATCCATGCTTGCGTGCCCCCTCCATAATTGCTACTGCTTTCTGTGGAGCACTATACAGCTACAAAAGAAGACCACTCATGTAGTAAGTGGAAGCAGCAGAGTGTAGAGCTCCACTGAAAATCATATTGCATCCTGCATGACATAGCAGAAAGGCCAATATTGCAGGCAAAGGGGACAGCATTCCCCCTTCTCCGAAGcactttctgctcttttctggcATTTTCTGCTCCGATACCTTGCTCAAGTCAGACTGGGCCTCCCTCAGTTTGCGCTTGTATCTTAGCACCTCTCCCTTCAGCTGGTGGTTGTGATTTTGGAGGCTGCTGATGAGATGACGCATCTCCCGATTAATTGGGCCTACAAAAACAGGAACACAACTGTAACAAACCATGCTTCTGACTGCCTTCTGCAAGGACCATCATGGAGATGGAGAATGAGCTAAGTGACAATGACAAAGAACCAAAATAAGACTGTTATCATTCTGCCACATAACAGAGCAATACAACacacttgcagaaaaaaaagtcatgccAGTGTTACATGCAACTGTAAGTCCTTGCAAATTCCCAGTCCTAGTTTCCCCTTaacattacttttttccccacgtTCCTAAGCGAAATCTGTCACGCTAAAAAAATCTCTATGATTTAAATGCTACTTTAGAAATAACTTATTTCCTCTGATGAAATTTGAAAATTACTGGTTTCCTACCCAGGCTGTCATTCCAGACTTGTAAATGAATCTCcccaaaagtaatttttcataaTGCAAAACACTCTCTCATAAACCAATTTATTAGCAAAACGTATGTATTTTTCAGCATCTAAAAGGAAGTCAGATAATATGCAACTGGCCTCCCATAAAACATGAGTAGAGCTTTTTTTGAGACAGAGGGCTGCTGGAACAAGTATTTAACAATAACAGACACAGAATCAAACCAGGTGTTTTACTGCAATGCAGCTTCTAACAGGcactggggtgggggttggTAGGTTGGTTTTAAGCCCAGCAGAAAAACTCCGTACCTGCTTGTTCATTGGCAGCGAGCGTCTGTTCAAACTCTATCCTCAGCATCTCGTATTCTTTGCGGACTTGTGCCAGGGTGTCCTCCAGCTGAATCACCTCTGTGCGTAGTTTCTTGTGAAGGCTGACCTCGTCCCTCTGAGGAATAAGAAAGGGACAGAACTTGGTGGTGTGACCCTGGCTTGTCTCTCACCTCATCAACATGAGGTACCAGAGTAGATGAATTATTACCAGGAAGAtaaatttcctgaaaaattcCCAGAGCCACTCAGACCCAGCAGTGATGGCCAATGGGATCACAATGTTCCCTAGTCTGATGGAGCAGAGCTACTACCTCAATGAGTTCCACCTGGCGCTGGTGTGTGGTGCGGGTTCCATGAAGCAGAGTGCGGGCCTCATCGAGATGTGCCTTCAGCTGGAGACTCTCAttatacaaaacagaaaattgggaCTGCATGCAGCGATATTCTGGGGTCTCCTTCACAGCCTCTTCCACTGCTCGTCGCAGCTCAACCTAGTCAGGACACAAGAAAatgccacagaaagaaaaattatctccTCGTCTTTGGCATCTACTCTGCAAGGCAGGAGAACAGTGAATCAAGCTGCCACaagcaaagacaaaagcagAACTTTAATATCATTGCTGTGAAGCAGATGCCAGTGATATGCTTCAGTATAGATTAAAAGAgtctatatatacacatatatacacatattcaGCTTAACActaattaagagaaaaataaaattgtaagcCAAATGGTGTTTCCTTCAAACAAGCTTGTGTGGACAAAAAGAATTCGCAAATGCCTCAAGACAGTTTCTGGAATCTCATCTCTGAAACTTAGATTATCAGTTCAGACATTTCTTATAACAGCCTAACAGATCTATTGCTCACAAAGATAAAATTCAGATTATCCTCTGTATCATGTACTTATCTACGACAGAGTCACAGCTTTTTGTGTTACCATCTTTAAGATATAAGCAAGTCACACGCTGTTTCCTATCCATTCTACCACACTGGGAAAAATCTAAGTTCATGGACTCTTTCAAGAGCCTAGCTCTCCTACACGAGTTCccccatttttttcagttctctggtTCCACTTGCACAGGGTGGGGTGAAGGTGGAAGAGGGGTCAATACTTGTGAAGAGGTGAAATTCGTTTTAACTAGACATCATTAAAATGCACTGAATAGATCAGAatggaaaacaggaaataagCAAGCATTACAACTTCCAAAGATGACCACATGGTGCCACCAATGCACCGACTGTGTAAGTCACACATCCTTGCTGAATTGTACCTTGTTGCAAAATACAACACAGCTAAAGAGCAAGCACGGAATAGAATAATATTAATGAGGGGAACCAACCACACAGAATGCCTTCATCCTCAAACAGGTACAGATGTCTCACCTTGagtttttcattctgtgttGTTACTTCCTCGAGATCCTGGCGCAGTTCCTCCAACTCATTGAGGCGATTCCCAGCAAGCTCTTTAttctcttccagctctgcatTCATCTCCTCGAACTGTTGGGGATAAACTGCTTTTAAATCCTACATGTTACAAGATACACGTTAATGTATCTACTGAGGGTACTAATTATGTAACTGTTTATACAGTAACAGAAATTACAGAGTTAAGAGTCAGGTAACACTACCAAGTGAGACACAGTCTACTTCCATCAGGTCTGTTTCATATGTAGGAGACTTGTACACAGACAAAATGGCTTGCCCAGAGCCACTCAGATGTGGCAAAGGAGGTGTCTAAATTCTGTTCCAATCTATGGCCCTACGCACAAGCCCTCCTTAATTCTTCCCCTTGCCCACAATCAAGCCCCTGACAGTACCTTGCGGGCATTAATGGTGATTGTGCCCCCATAaaggctgctcccagctccatACACCTTGTAGCCTTTGGAGTTTACCTGCAAAAAAGGCAACAGATTTCATCAATACCCAACTAAATGCCAAGACTGCTGATATAGCATATTCAAGACCAAAGATGGTACCCTATAGATTCTCACTTCTCACAGCTAAGTACCGTAAGATGATGTCACACATCTCAAAACTACACCCATTTCTCTGGTTTTCTGGCAAAGAGGACGGTGCTTACCCGTTCCAGAACATCTGCTAAGTGCCGGTTGAGCCTCTGCTCCCTCTTGCGTATCTTGTCAATATCCCACTGAAGGTCATCAATCATAGTCTCCAGAACAGACACCCGAGATTCTGCTGTCTCCACTCTCTCTTGCAGCTTGGAGAACTGCAATCAGAAGAGTGTTTCAGCCAGCATATTGAATAGAATCAACAATTTCTGAGACTGCTCAGTATTACTTCTTCTCCATGATACTCCGGATCTATGTGCTTTCCACCCATCTTTTGCTGTGGTGACAGACTACTCAGTGAACTGTCCTGAATTTTACACTGGCTGGTTCCCAACAtagtaaagaaaataagacacaactgaaaatggagaaatagGAAGAAGCTGGTAATATCTGGCAGAGTACAGAGGCAGTCACCTCAGCTTattcaaaggctttttttttttaaatcttttcagtCCATATGTTCATCTACTCTGTGGAGCACTGAAGTGCTTGGTGGTCTAACACTGAGCAAGGCCAGAGTTAACACAGCTTTTAAAGGAACTAAAACCTCTGAAACAAACACTGCCAATAACATGAATCCCTTAATGACTGGGATGATCTTGTAATTAATGTCACTACACTTCCATACATGACGCAGAGAAACCAAGGAATTTGAAATGACAGGGATGTCACGTCAAGTGTCTTGGATGCTTACACAAGCACCTTAGCATCACTTTACCActtcctctgctctgttttcttttaaaattaaatccattCAACTCAGTGGTTTGATTATTCTCTTTCATTCAGCGATGTAACAAGCAGATCAACCAGAATCACACAGAAGATGTATGTACAGTTCTCCACACGAACAACCCTTTTCCATACCCCTTGTTCAGAAGGCAGCTTTCAAACCTTTTTGCTCCTGTTCCTCTCCAAGGCAATAACCTGCTTTCCAAACTATGGTAACCACAAATTATTCTAAGCAGGACCCCAAAgcagatttctttctctctcctttttataCCTCCTGAGACATGATTCGATGCTTCTCCTGAagaacatcagccagctcctgcagccgTCCATTTTCATGTGAGAGGTAGGTATTAAGCTCCAGGACGGCTTCTTCCATCAACGAAATATCTGAAAGATGCAtaaagaaatgaacagaaatcGAGGAAGATTCGTTTTAATTCTTAaacagcaaagagagaaaaaagaaaatggaaaaggaaatttatggttttctcttctgcttacTATATCTCTCCAGGGGTCTAATCTCCAGCCACACAGAGCTCTGACTTGCATTCACTAAGCAAAATGCTCTGCAGTTGAACATACCAGACATTCCTGATTGTCAGTTACCATCCCTAATGTCAGAGATCACTCCAATCGTATCAGTATCAGCAACACAGAACACGCCGTTGTAACCCAATGACATCCCAACACGGATCAAATTCATGCACAAACCTCCTACAACAGGTGGCTTGAGCTGACATACCAGATGACAATTACAACAACTGAGTACAGGCTCACACTGCACTAATGCCAATGCCACTGCAGAGTTTAAGACTGTCAGTTAAGGACCAATGCTAGACTTGCTAGAGCTCCTTGATCAGCACATACAGAACACTCTGGACAGCAGGCAATCCAAGGATGAGTTGATATTCCACCTTAAATTTCATTCAAAAGATTAAAATTCTAACCTTAAGCTAACGAAATTTTTCAGAGAGGCATCTGAGTGTAAATTGAATCTGCTACGTTAATTTTCAGAAGGTAGTCATTTGACTTTCTTCTACATGACTCTGTGTTCAAAACAGACAGCTACACTAGGCATACCAAGACATTAAGTGGCTGCCCTTCTGCTCAAAACTCAGTGGAAACTGAGGAGCTGGTTATTCCCACACCTTTTACAGAACTGCAAGTGAGGAGGAGTCCAACATCAGTTTGCAATACTGATTTCAattcttcacttgtaagcatgAAGCCTTTTACGTAGTGGCTGAGAACAGCTTGGGTGATAAGTTTCAAGTGTAATCTGTAACTTCTCAGGTGCATGAACACACTACTGGCAGAAACAAGCCTTGCCTTAGCCCAGCACACTGGGCAAGGTTCTCAGCATTCAAATTCAGAGGCAGTTATGACACACTTCTAGCATACAGTGCTCATCTTTATTAGAGATTTTGGTTATTGAGAGTTTGGAAAGCTAAGCCAAttcactttggaaaataaatgagcacGAGAAGAACTACGCCTTTAACGCTTGCAACACGGAATCATGTCTAAGCTGGGGGTAGATGAAGATTCTTGTGTATCAGCCAGGGATCAGCCACCTTGGTCATACCTCCACTATTCAGCTTGTGGGTCAGCACGTCCACTTTCTCCTGCAGCTTGTCGTACATCGTCACAATCTGAGCAACAGCACGGCGGGAGGACTCTACACGCTCCTGCAGCTGAGATTCTATCTCCTCGCTAGTGCTGCTGGCGAGAGTTGCTAGGAAGGAGAATGCCGGCTCCAGCCCTTCACCTGGGAACAGAAAAAGGTGCAAAAAAGTAAACGTGCTCTGGCAGGCAACATATCACCAGTCTTCAAAACCAGAGAGCCTTGTCACCCTTTAGAAAGGGACACCAACATTTTCCACAGATTAAATCCATCTTTTCCACTGTCCTCACCTCGTTCCCTCTCATCTTTTCGCTCCTGATTACTGTCCGAGTCTGGTTCGGGTTCTGGTACCACCAGAGCTTTTCTTTCAGACAAAAGGTCTCCAAGACCTTGGTCCAGGTCGAAGCGTTTAAGGATGATGCGGATATTTTCATCAAACTGAATGATGCGACAGCCAAGACAAGACAAAGAATAGATGTGAATAAAAGGAGCGCAGTGGGACAGGAGACAAGAGAACAGCGTGTATAAAATAACAAAGCACGTTACTAACCTGGTTCCAGTATCGATTGATGATCAGCAGAGAGGCGTCATCAGTGGCCTGCCGACGCTCCAGCTTCTCAATGTGCTCCCGTAGCTCATCTTCAATGGCCTGTCGCTGGTCCAGCATCTCTGCTAGTTTCCGGTTCTTGGTCTGTAGGGTCCGGATGTCCAGCTCCTCCTGTGCAGAGACAAAAGTCAGGGCACGCTGCACACAAGCCTGATCACTGGGCTCATAGAGAAGGCAGAGAGGTGCTTTTGtttccagatgaaaaaaagcaagaggtaGAGTGGGGGTGTGCAAGGAAGACGTACCGTTGAAGAAACGCCACCAAGCTTAATGGTCTCCACCGTGGTCCCTGAATCTTCAACCCCTGCCTTCTTCTCCGGAGGTGCCGAAGGGCCAGGCTCTCCAGCTGCCCGTTTATTGCCAATTCCAGACATGGTGGCTGAAGCATACAGACTCCCACCTTCTCTAAGTTCTTCCTGAACATTAAAGAacactatttaaaaaacccagtaaACACACACCCACCCAATCAACTCAGTTTAGGGTTTTTAACATACTGATCCATCACGGTAACAAGATGCCCAACACAGCACAGACCATACAGTTCAAAAGGTTTTGGGAAATACTGGTCAAGCATCAAGTCTTAAAAAACACCACTAGGATCAGCACTGCAAACAGCAAGCTGATGGGCAAAAAAATCCTCTGCTCTGTAATGTTAAAATGGAAACACTGTACCTTATCACactctctggaaaaaaaccttcacaCAGGTTCAGTCTCTGCTTTTTTGATCTCTTTCTGtattaacaaaaaatatctgGGTTAGGCTTCAACAAGCAACTGAGACTGTGTAAACGTGGCACCAGTTCACTTCATACCAACTAAATTGTTCTTATTGCATCAACATTCACAGACAGTTAAAGGTGAAGGCAGCAACACCTTGAAGATGAGCCCTGTAGGAGCTTACACAGAGATCTTACAAATCCTGTGGAACCAAACAGCGACTCCAAGACAAGGTTTATAAAGACCCATTTGAAGAGTTTTCCTGTGTATCTCCAAAGACAGAAACCTGGCAacgtctctgggcaacccaCCCCAGTACTTAATGACTCTCAGCattaaaaggtttttcttaCGTTTGAACAGTTCCCTTGCAGttccttaaaatattatttagtaAAATAACAAATATCTCCTCAAAGGGTTTCCAAAACAAATATAGCAGCTagtgctggaaaacaaaaccaattatATCTTCATTAGACACAAGCAGCTTTCTTTTCCCATATTCACTGATGCTGCGCCAACTCAATCCACAGATCTCTACCTCTAAACTAAATGAAACCCAAAAATTAACTAAATGCAGACCATACAAGTAAGATTTGTATTGTTCCACTTAAATCTATAACGGCATTTACAGTTAAACTACGGGCTACAAACTGACCCAGCTAGTTCTTACGTATTTGCTTTACTTGATCTGGAAAAGCAGTAAGgctactgtatttttaagattaaGCTGGCACACTGCTTTGCCAAAGCGTATTATTTAACAAGCATTTTAGCTTAGCATTGCCCTTCACCATATGCAAAATAATAAAGAGATTATTTCTAAATGAGTTACTGAAACAGCACACATAGTGTTCCCATAACCTGTCTTTTAACACAAGTATTAAACAcatctcaaaattaaaaaataagcgAAGACAACTTCCACTTaatcattttcctccttttagcAATGGAATTCAGTGGGCATCGATCTTAGCTAGAACGACCAGGGcactgggggtgtggggggagcaGCTGTCACTAAAAATATCTGCTACCTATCAGTCCAGCGAGCCACCTGTGACTACTGCCTTTTGGATTTTTTGCCCacagatgaaatatttcttccattgCCTCCTGACACCATCCCTCACAGCTCTAGCTCCGCCCTCCCCACTGCTCGCGTCCTCACATACCGTACGCCAGGACCTGCCCCGCTAAGTTTTCATGACCACAGACTCTCTCTTTCCTTTAGGAATTCAGCCTCACCCCCAGTCCCAGGCTATCCACACTCTTCTCTCCCCAGAGAGACCACACTGACTCATCAAAGATTGACTGTCCTCCCCTACCAGGGACTCAGCTTCATCTTAATCCCCCTCTTAAGGTTAAAACCCTCTTACATGGAGACCAAAATACACCTCCACGTGGGACGCCCCACAGCTACCACTGGCCACAAGCCACCCAACCCTGACCACCATCGATCACCTGCAGAGAGCAAACCTCCCCAGGCCCAATACTTCACCACTCATCTACATCCCAAGCCCACCAACCGCCTCTGAGCCCTTTCACATGCTCGTGGCACCTCAAGAAACCTTCCACACCTCACCGCTCACCTTCCCACACACAGCACCCACTCTCCACgcttttttgtttatataacCCACAGCCCTTTGGAGCTCCCCAAAAACCACCCACTCAAACCCCAGAGACACCGCACAAAGCTCCACATCGCCCACCAGagacccccccaaaccccactgGCTCCCCAAGCACACGCAGGGACCCACCCCACCGATGCCCACACTCAGGGACACGCTCCAACACCCGCTCCTGCCCTCCAGGCCCAGCGGGGACCACCACCCTACTGACCCTGACCCCACACCACCAACCACCGCCCGCAGACGGACACCCCCACGGGTGTGTACCGAGAGCCCCGggcccgccgctgccccgcgcGTACCCACGGGCACCCCCACGGGCCGTCAGGCCCAGCCCTTCCTTCACGGACATGCAgctcccccgccgcccggcccggccgccccacAGACCCCCATACGCGCCCCaccagccgccgccgccgccaccttCCTCCGTCTCACCGGAAGTGGCGCAcacggccccgccccgcccggcggCCATTTCGCCCTCACCCGCCATGGCAGCGCCTCGCCCCGCCGCTTGCCCGGGCCCGACATGGCCGCCGCCGTCGCCGTGATGACGTCAAGGCGCCCGGCGCCAGCGCCCTGACCCGCACCAAAGATGGCGGCGGTCGCCTCGGCGCGCGCTCCTCCGGGCGCCGGGAGGAGGCCGCGGGCTGGGCCCCGTGTGGAAACTTCGGTGGTGCCCAAAACATTCACATACGcgaaatatataaaaaaaatatgtaccGCGCAGGCCTAGCTCTAACTCGGATCGAAGTTAATATTTCAGGTAATGCCAGTTTAAagcataatttaaatattttaggttTAAGATCTTCATCTCCGCCcatttgcagaaaaaacatgaaaacacatCATCAGACCGCAGGGTTCCTGCTTTATTTATCGCTTGAAAGTGGGTTTGCATCTTCCCCCCAGCTCCACAGCAGCTGTCTCCAGTGGGAAATGCCAAAAAAAGTACAGTTCCCACGTCGCAAATCACCATATAACGGGCTGCTGTGCCCCAAGATAATACACTGTCCTAGGAGGACATATGCAGGCTGAATGAACATCTGAGTTCCTGAATCAAAAACAAAGCTTCCTCTATGACGGGtgtgttggtttggtttttttttccctcccctgcagctgccagaACGGTCGTGGAGAGCCAGTCGGCTGCGTGAGCAAGTGTGAGAGCAGCTGGGATGGGGAAGTTAACCAGCTTGGATGAAGTCTGTGTCTACACAGTGCTGCAGCATGAAATAAACTTCACGTAACAGAACTGGAAGGGTGAGTACCTcgggggatttttttaaaagttaaacaaaaacatttgctaaTGTGTTTTCTGCCCAGAGCGTTCCCTTGCAGCTGGACACCCCTTAGCTGAGTAAGAAACTGCTGGTAAGTCATTGACTCTGAGTGCAGCCAGTCCTTGACTAAAATGTTTGA
This window encodes:
- the RNF20 gene encoding E3 ubiquitin-protein ligase BRE1A, producing MSGIGNKRAAGEPGPSAPPEKKAGVEDSGTTVETIKLGGVSSTEELDIRTLQTKNRKLAEMLDQRQAIEDELREHIEKLERRQATDDASLLIINRYWNQFDENIRIILKRFDLDQGLGDLLSERKALVVPEPEPDSDSNQERKDERERGEGLEPAFSFLATLASSTSEEIESQLQERVESSRRAVAQIVTMYDKLQEKVDVLTHKLNSGDISLMEEAVLELNTYLSHENGRLQELADVLQEKHRIMSQEFSKLQERVETAESRVSVLETMIDDLQWDIDKIRKREQRLNRHLADVLERVNSKGYKVYGAGSSLYGGTITINARKFEEMNAELEENKELAGNRLNELEELRQDLEEVTTQNEKLKVELRRAVEEAVKETPEYRCMQSQFSVLYNESLQLKAHLDEARTLLHGTRTTHQRQVELIERDEVSLHKKLRTEVIQLEDTLAQVRKEYEMLRIEFEQTLAANEQAGPINREMRHLISSLQNHNHQLKGEVLRYKRKLREAQSDLSKIRSRSGSALLQSQSSTEDTKEEPPEVKQEPDDPSAQASVAKAASEDVNEMKARRDEEERERERREREREREKEKEKEREREKEKEKEKEREREKQKQKESEKERESKEKEKGKHEDGRKKEAEAIKQLKAELKKAQESQKEMKLLLDMYRSAPKEQRDKVQLMAAEKKAKAELEELRQRVKELEDKEKKESKKMADEDALRKIRAVEEQIEYLQKKLAMAKQEEEALLSEMDVTGQAFEDMQEQNIRLMQQLREKDDANFKLMSERIKSNQIHKLLKEEKEELADQVLTLKTQVDAQLQVVRKLEEKEHLLQSSIGTGEKELGLRTQALEMNKRKAMDAAQLADELKAQLELAQKKLHDFQDEIVENRVTREKEMFNFKRAEEDISRLRRKLETTKKPDMVPNCDEILMEEIKDYKARLTCPCCNMRKKDAVLTKCFHVFCFECVKTRYDTRQRKCPKCNAAFGANDFHRIYIG